The Lathyrus oleraceus cultivar Zhongwan6 chromosome 5, CAAS_Psat_ZW6_1.0, whole genome shotgun sequence genome includes the window GATGAAAACAAACAAAATATCAGAACTGTAATTTTACCTGTCACGAGTTAACATTCAGTCATTTATTTACCCTTTTTAATTTTTCCTTCTCTTTCTCGGTGCGAGGATTCAGAAGCTCCTTGCCTTCAAGAACCTAATAGCAATTCAAAAATACAATCAATATTGCACACACTTACAAGGTACCTTTTTGCTAGAAATGTTGAAGAAGTTTATAAGTCACAGCTAACCTCAACCATACATGTTGCACAAGTTCCACCTCCTCCACAGTTTAACAAAATTCTACCCTGAAAAACTTAACAAGAGAATAATTAGCATGTAATCATTAGTGATTAACATTGAAATTGTTAAAAGTTGTTGAGATTTACATAAGGGCCATAGAGTTCAATATTAGAATTCAACATTATGTTCCTAAGCTTCTGGCCACCGGTAGCAGAACGAAAATGCACATCTGGTGTTCCATCTGGTAGCAACACTGACTAACCCACAAAACATTGATTAGATTAGAGATATATTATTAACAACTCGGAAGATAAAAAGACGACAGAGACATTTCATATGCCGAGGCTGAGGCGCATAGTGTAGGTGATTTTTGCTGTAAAAATGAACTTACACTGACAAATGCAAAGCCGACAGAGGGTGGTTCTTTGTTAGATTCTGTGATTTCTGAATTCTTCTGATCAGGGACAGTGCCAACTGCTCTAATTTTGATTGTTCTGTTGGGTCTGAATCTATGAGAGGGATGAGAGAGAGGTGTGAATGCATTAGGGGCTAGTTTGAGTTGGAGGAGTGACATGTGTGAATATATCTTGTTCAACTTCAAATTAAGGTTGTTTGTAGTGAACTAATGTTGTTAAGGATGTTGTTGTATGGAATTTGAGTGTCTTGGTAGACTCAGCTGAAAACTAATGGACACAGTAAGGTTATCCTACGTGGAACATTCTCTATCTGATATTTGCAGGATAAGGTTATCTCTTGTAAGGTTATATACACTATATGCTTGCCGTAATATTTCTGTAATTTGGACCATTGTATTTATGAGTTGTGAACACTGTAAATTCTATTTTTTTCCACTACCAACAAGACAGGGAGGAATATATTGGTTTGTAGTCGGAAACATAAGCATACTTAACGAACTTCGTGATCAAACATCGTATTCTATTGTTTTCGATTATTATTTCTTTATACTTAATAACACAACCAATGTATGACCTATGATTCATGGGTTTCTGCTCACTCATTTTGAATTCCACAACCTTTGCTGTTTTTGTTTGAGAATGACTGGTGCTTTTTGTGGCTCATAGCTATTCATACCTACTCGTAGTACTTGTTTGTTTTACTTTTACGATTGTTTCTCCACATTCTACCCTGCCACTTGAGCCGTCTTCAAATTTTTGGAACTTTTTAACCCTAACAAGTTTGGAACAAGTTTAAAGCGGTGAGATCAACCCACCACCCTAATACCTTTCTTGGATATGCTATTTTATACCATATAACCACATTCCCATTTTCAAAACTCTAAGTACATTTCATCTACCCTTTTAATTTCTAAGTGTCTCTTTAATATAACTTTATCATCAATCAACgatttttttttcttaaaataaccactatttaaaaaaataatacCAAAATAACACACTTTTTAAATTAATTATCAATATAATcacttttcaaacaaaaaaaaaaaattatccGCGTAAAGCAGTCGCCATATTAAATGATG containing:
- the LOC127087460 gene encoding photosynthetic NDH subunit of subcomplex B 3, chloroplastic, which translates into the protein MSLLQLKLAPNAFTPLSHPSHRFRPNRTIKIRAVGTVPDQKNSEITESNKEPPSVGFAFVSSVLLPDGTPDVHFRSATGGQKLRNIMLNSNIELYGPYGRILLNCGGGGTCATCMVEVLEGKELLNPRTEKEKEKLKRKPKNWRLACQTVVGEADSTGVVVVQQLPEWKGHEWKYEKGDDESAESS